From the Quercus lobata isolate SW786 chromosome 6, ValleyOak3.0 Primary Assembly, whole genome shotgun sequence genome, one window contains:
- the LOC115949941 gene encoding transcription factor MYC1-like: protein MQHHLQTLIEGAHENWTYAILWEPLYDYSGSFILGWSNGYYRGNNNSNGKAKTKKVVVEQELRKKALGKLYSVICGVSDMSNGDDEIVLEDDLPNIEWFFNSSMFYSSIIRGGDLPSHAFFNSSPIWVVGSDQLAGLPCGRASQGQSLGLQTMVCIPWANGVVELGSTDAIFHCEDQMDLIKKVRVLFNSNSLQMSSLPITEQGKSDHILRSVLATTNNLHAKDVDNISNIIARSGKRTL, encoded by the coding sequence ATGCAACACCACCTCCAAACCCTAATTGAGGGGGCTCACGAGAATTGGACCTATGCCATCTTATGGGAGCCATTGTACGACTACTCTGGCTCATTCATTTTGGGTTGGAGCAATGGATACTACAGAGGAAACAACAACTCCAATGGCAAAGCCAAAACGAAAAAAGTAGTGGTGGAACAAGAGCTCAGGAAGAAGGCACTTGGCAAGCTCTATTCTGTGATCTGTGGCGTGTCTGACATGTCCAATGGTGACGACGAGATTGTTTTAGAAGATGATCTCCCTAACATCGAGTGGTTCTTCAATTCGTCAATGTTTTATTCCTCCATCATCAGAGGAGGTGACCTCCCAAGCCATGCCTTCTTCAATTCAAGCCCCATCTGGGTTGTGGGTTCGGACCAACTTGCAGGCTTACCGTGCGGTCGGGCTAGTCAAGGGCAGTCCTTGGGGCTCCAGACCATGGTTTGTATACCTTGGGCAAATGGGGTTGTGGAACTGGGCTCTACCGATGCAATTTTCCATTGTGAGGATCAGATGGATTTGATCAAAAAGGTTAGGGTTCTGTTTAATTCCAACAGCCTGCAAATGAGTTCATTGCCTATTACTGAGCAAGGCAAAAGCGATCATATTCTTCGATCGGTTCTGGCAACGACCAACAACCTTCATGCAAAGGATGTGGACAATATTTCCAACATCATTGCTCGTAGTGGCAAACGTACCTTGTAA